A window of the Gemmatirosa kalamazoonensis genome harbors these coding sequences:
- a CDS encoding aminotransferase class I/II-fold pyridoxal phosphate-dependent enzyme — protein sequence MPRPSHRFQSLPPYPLAHVPLKKRELLARGVDVIDLGAGDADLPAPPAAVEALKQAVDIPAMHRYGFGLGYFPFREAIAAWMQRRFGLAFDPTSEIIPLLGSKEGIAHFAMAFLEKGDVAIVPEPGYLVYTGGTLLGEATPYAYALRPRTNFLIDLDEIPNDVLRRTKLLYLNYPNNPTAAIAPRDYLADVVRRCRERDILLVYDNAYSEIAFDGYVPPSIFEIDGAREVAIEFHSLSKTYNMTGWRQGWAVGNASLVGALAKVKTFVDTGSFMAVQAAGVAALESWAEFTPKNVAVFQQRRDAAVASFREAGFACDVPKGSMYLWIALPEGIPSHDFANRLLEDEGVIVLPGASFGAGGEGFFRVSFIVPPDRMAEAAHRAGRVLASMLVTTDA from the coding sequence ATGCCGAGACCGAGTCACCGCTTTCAGTCGCTCCCACCATATCCGCTCGCCCACGTCCCACTGAAGAAGCGCGAGCTGCTCGCGCGCGGCGTCGACGTCATCGACCTCGGCGCCGGCGACGCGGATCTCCCGGCGCCGCCGGCCGCGGTCGAGGCGCTGAAGCAGGCCGTCGACATCCCGGCGATGCACCGCTATGGCTTCGGGCTCGGGTACTTCCCGTTTCGCGAGGCGATCGCGGCGTGGATGCAGCGGCGCTTCGGCCTCGCGTTCGACCCGACCTCGGAGATCATCCCGCTGTTGGGGTCCAAGGAAGGCATCGCGCACTTCGCGATGGCGTTCCTCGAGAAGGGCGACGTCGCGATCGTGCCGGAGCCGGGATACCTCGTCTACACCGGCGGCACGCTGCTCGGCGAGGCCACCCCGTACGCGTACGCGTTACGGCCGCGCACGAACTTCCTCATCGACCTCGACGAGATCCCGAACGACGTGCTGCGGCGCACGAAGCTGCTGTACCTGAACTACCCGAACAATCCGACCGCCGCGATCGCGCCGCGCGACTATCTCGCCGACGTCGTCCGGCGCTGCCGCGAGCGCGACATCCTGCTCGTCTACGACAACGCGTACTCGGAGATCGCGTTCGACGGGTACGTGCCGCCGAGCATCTTCGAGATCGACGGCGCGCGTGAGGTGGCCATCGAGTTCCACTCGCTGTCGAAGACGTACAACATGACCGGCTGGCGGCAGGGGTGGGCGGTCGGCAACGCGTCGCTCGTCGGCGCGCTCGCGAAGGTGAAGACGTTCGTCGACACCGGCTCGTTCATGGCCGTGCAGGCCGCCGGCGTCGCCGCGCTCGAGAGCTGGGCCGAGTTCACGCCGAAGAACGTCGCCGTGTTCCAGCAGCGACGCGACGCCGCGGTCGCGTCGTTCCGGGAGGCCGGCTTCGCGTGCGACGTGCCGAAGGGCTCCATGTATCTGTGGATCGCGCTCCCCGAGGGGATTCCGAGCCACGACTTCGCGAACCGTCTGCTCGAGGACGAAGGGGTCATCGTCCTTCCGGGCGCGAGCTTCGGCGCCGGCGGCGAGGGCTTCTTCCGCGTGTCGTTCATCGTCCCGCCCGATCGCATGGCCGAAGCGGCGCACCGCGCCGGACGCGTGCTCGCCAGCATGCTCGTGACGACCGACGCGTGA
- a CDS encoding flavin monoamine oxidase family protein, whose protein sequence is MTREEVVVIGAGAAGLAAARAVSDAGRRVVVLEARDRLGGRIWTQHLPGFAPPIELGAEFVHGTSDAVWRLVDAAQLRVCDAIEEHLALHDGRLGERDLFSGEIGEVLAALDDWREQPARPDESFEQLLRDRFSAERFAEARTLARNYVEGFHAAVSERVSVRALGVAEDDASGNEQAFRIVDGWGAVVDWLARGAGAPLDVRLRTVVHRVEWSDAGVRVTARGPRAEESFDARACIVTLPLGVLAASVLGAVDDGAVVFEPPLDARRDAIAGMQPGDVARFVLRFRSRFWERGLPSMPEGRDPSELAFMHAPDQPVPVWWTQRALRAPVLVGWCGGPAAAALLARPEADRTEAALASLGHLFGTGPSLLREQLVSVHHHDWTHDPYSRGAYSFVRVGAVHAPATIAAPLAGTLFFAGEHTQADGGWASVHGALASGTRAAREALDALG, encoded by the coding sequence GTGACGCGCGAGGAGGTGGTGGTGATCGGGGCCGGCGCCGCGGGACTCGCCGCGGCGCGCGCGGTCTCCGACGCCGGCCGGCGCGTCGTGGTGCTCGAGGCGCGCGATCGGTTAGGCGGTCGGATCTGGACGCAGCACCTCCCGGGCTTCGCGCCGCCGATCGAGCTGGGCGCGGAGTTCGTGCACGGCACGTCGGACGCGGTGTGGCGCCTCGTCGACGCCGCGCAGCTCCGCGTCTGCGACGCGATCGAGGAGCATCTCGCGCTGCACGACGGGCGGCTCGGCGAGCGCGACCTGTTCAGCGGCGAGATCGGCGAGGTGCTCGCCGCGCTCGACGACTGGCGCGAGCAGCCGGCCCGCCCCGACGAGTCGTTCGAGCAGCTGCTGCGCGATCGGTTCTCCGCCGAGCGGTTCGCCGAGGCGCGCACGCTGGCGCGCAACTACGTCGAGGGCTTCCACGCCGCCGTGAGCGAGCGCGTGAGCGTGCGCGCGCTCGGCGTCGCCGAGGACGACGCATCCGGGAACGAGCAGGCGTTCCGCATCGTCGACGGGTGGGGCGCCGTGGTCGACTGGCTCGCGCGCGGCGCCGGCGCCCCGCTCGACGTGCGGCTCCGGACCGTCGTGCACCGCGTGGAGTGGAGCGACGCCGGCGTCCGCGTCACGGCGCGCGGTCCCCGGGCGGAGGAGTCGTTCGACGCGCGCGCCTGCATCGTCACGCTGCCGTTAGGCGTGCTCGCGGCGAGCGTGCTCGGGGCGGTCGATGACGGCGCGGTGGTGTTCGAGCCGCCGCTGGACGCGAGGCGCGACGCGATCGCGGGTATGCAGCCGGGCGATGTCGCGCGCTTCGTGCTCCGCTTCCGCAGCCGCTTCTGGGAGCGCGGCCTTCCGTCGATGCCCGAAGGGCGCGATCCGAGCGAGCTCGCGTTCATGCACGCGCCCGATCAGCCGGTGCCCGTGTGGTGGACGCAGCGCGCGCTGCGTGCGCCGGTGCTCGTCGGCTGGTGCGGCGGGCCCGCCGCAGCGGCGCTGCTCGCGCGTCCCGAGGCGGACCGCACCGAGGCGGCGCTCGCGTCGCTTGGCCACCTGTTCGGCACCGGGCCGTCGCTGCTCCGTGAGCAGCTCGTGTCGGTGCATCACCACGACTGGACGCACGACCCCTACAGCCGCGGCGCGTACTCGTTCGTGCGTGTCGGCGCCGTGCACGCCCCCGCGACGATCGCGGCGCCGCTGGCCGGTACGCTGTTCTTCGCCGGCGAGCACACCCAGGCCGACGGCGGCTGGGCCTCGGTGCACGGCGCGCTGGCGAGCGGGACCCGCGCCGCGCGGGAGGCGCTCGACGCGCTCGGCTGA
- the apaG gene encoding Co2+/Mg2+ efflux protein ApaG: protein MPKRPFFYRETDGIRITVRPAYLREQSRPAERQYVFVYHVRVENVSGRTAQLMSRRWLIHDAIGEDTEVEGDGVVGEQPVIAPGRIHEYRSFCVLKSPHGHMEGQYRFVRPDGSRFEAQIPRFTLDAKARDD, encoded by the coding sequence GTGCCGAAGCGCCCGTTCTTCTACCGCGAGACGGACGGCATCCGGATCACGGTGCGGCCGGCGTACCTGCGCGAGCAGTCGCGGCCCGCCGAGCGGCAGTACGTGTTCGTGTATCACGTGCGCGTCGAGAACGTGAGCGGGCGCACCGCGCAGCTCATGAGCCGCCGCTGGCTGATCCACGACGCGATCGGCGAGGACACCGAGGTCGAGGGCGACGGCGTCGTCGGCGAGCAGCCCGTGATCGCCCCTGGCCGCATCCACGAGTACCGCAGCTTCTGCGTGCTGAAGTCGCCGCACGGCCACATGGAGGGCCAGTACCGCTTCGTGCGCCCCGATGGCTCGCGCTTCGAGGCACAGATCCCACGCTTCACACTCGACGCGAAGGCGCGCGACGATTGA
- a CDS encoding glycoside hydrolase family 10 protein, producing the protein MSSTSPFRAKRGICFTLAVALLAACRPAARPAPPPTPASTAPPPVAREFRGVWVATVGNIDWPSRAGLSTADQQSELLAILDRAKAVRLNAVVLQVRPATDALYASPLEPWSEYLTGEMGRAPDPFWDPLAFAVTEAHRRGLELHAWFNPYRARQTGAKGPPAANHVSRVKPEIVRQYAKMQWMDPGEPETMQWSLRVIRDVVHRYDVDGVHIDDYFYPYPENDAAGKRMEFPDSASYAAYRARGGTLARDDWRRDNVDRFVHEMYETVKREKPWVKVGISPFGIWRPGNPAGVCCFDAYTQLYADSRKWLQAGWADYFTPQLYWKIAAPQQSYPALLAWWVQADTLGRHLWPGNYLSRVGDGPNGWSAAEIDSQIRLTRAQRGAGGNVWFSMKALMSNQGGVTDTLSNGAYAEPALVPASPWLPGRTPAVPRVVLRRAGSAVALDVAPGDREPVRLWLVRARYGAAWTTDIVSGDERRIAVRPPATRGAPDEVRVSAVDRAGRESPASAVTLASTVSAVR; encoded by the coding sequence ATGTCGTCGACGTCCCCATTCCGAGCGAAGCGAGGAATCTGCTTCACTCTCGCGGTCGCGCTGCTCGCGGCCTGCCGCCCCGCCGCTCGTCCGGCGCCGCCCCCGACACCGGCGTCCACCGCGCCGCCGCCCGTCGCGCGCGAGTTCCGCGGCGTGTGGGTCGCCACCGTCGGCAACATCGACTGGCCGTCGCGCGCGGGCCTCTCGACGGCGGATCAGCAGTCGGAGCTGCTCGCCATCCTCGACAGGGCGAAGGCCGTGCGCCTCAACGCCGTCGTGCTGCAGGTGCGCCCCGCCACCGACGCGCTCTACGCGTCGCCGCTCGAGCCGTGGTCGGAGTACCTCACGGGGGAGATGGGACGCGCGCCCGATCCGTTCTGGGATCCGCTCGCGTTCGCGGTCACCGAGGCGCACAGGCGCGGGCTCGAGCTGCATGCGTGGTTCAACCCGTACCGCGCGCGGCAGACCGGCGCGAAGGGGCCGCCGGCGGCGAACCACGTCAGTCGCGTGAAGCCGGAGATCGTGCGGCAGTACGCGAAGATGCAGTGGATGGATCCCGGCGAGCCGGAGACGATGCAGTGGTCGCTGCGCGTCATCCGCGACGTCGTGCATCGCTACGACGTCGACGGCGTACATATCGACGACTACTTCTACCCGTATCCCGAGAACGACGCCGCGGGGAAGCGGATGGAGTTCCCCGACAGCGCGAGCTACGCGGCGTACCGCGCGCGCGGCGGCACGCTCGCGCGCGACGACTGGCGGCGCGACAACGTCGACCGGTTCGTGCACGAGATGTACGAGACGGTGAAGCGCGAGAAGCCGTGGGTGAAGGTCGGCATCAGCCCGTTCGGCATCTGGCGTCCCGGCAACCCCGCGGGCGTCTGCTGCTTCGACGCGTACACGCAGCTCTACGCGGATTCCAGGAAGTGGCTGCAGGCCGGCTGGGCCGACTACTTCACGCCGCAGCTGTACTGGAAGATCGCCGCCCCGCAGCAGAGCTATCCCGCGCTGCTCGCGTGGTGGGTGCAGGCCGACACGCTCGGCCGGCACCTGTGGCCCGGCAACTACCTGTCGCGCGTCGGCGACGGGCCTAACGGTTGGTCCGCGGCGGAGATCGACTCGCAGATCCGCCTCACGCGCGCGCAGCGCGGCGCGGGGGGCAACGTGTGGTTCAGCATGAAGGCGCTCATGAGCAACCAGGGGGGCGTGACGGACACGCTGTCCAACGGCGCGTATGCGGAGCCGGCGCTCGTGCCGGCGTCGCCGTGGCTCCCCGGACGCACGCCGGCCGTTCCGCGCGTCGTGCTGCGGCGTGCCGGGTCCGCGGTCGCGCTCGACGTGGCGCCGGGCGACCGCGAGCCGGTGCGGCTCTGGCTCGTGCGGGCGCGCTACGGCGCCGCGTGGACCACGGACATCGTGTCCGGCGACGAGCGCCGCATCGCGGTCCGTCCGCCCGCCACGCGCGGCGCGCCCGACGAGGTGCGCGTCAGCGCCGTCGACCGCGCCGGGCGCGAGAGCCCGGCGTCGGCGGTGACGCTCGCCTCCACCGTGAGCGCGGTGCGTTGA